In the genome of Hydractinia symbiolongicarpus strain clone_291-10 chromosome 5, HSymV2.1, whole genome shotgun sequence, one region contains:
- the LOC130646021 gene encoding uncharacterized protein LOC130646021 yields the protein MIQNLEKGKDLPKVSILRALQIFVSSWDKVKKETIVNCFKKSKISKKAQQNATDDIDDPFKQLEKDLTQLRAIDDTIIPADLSARDVVDIDQDLTTIENPVTDEEILESVRPSTDENDEEHDENADVIEVFDEPVSKPTKSEINTAVETLQNACLFTDDGNDMQRLLLRFEDLFLKSEMKNKKQTSILSFFDQK from the coding sequence ATGATTCAAAACCTAGAAAAAGGCAAAGATCTTCCAAAAGTTTCAATTCTGCGTGCTCTTCAAATATTTGTTTCGTCGTGGGACAAAGTGAAGAAAGAAACCATCGTAAATTGCTTCAAGAAATCAAAGATTTCCAAGAAAGCTCAACAGAATGCAACTGATGATATTGATGATCCATTTAAACAACTGGAGAAAGATCTCACACAACTGCGTGCCATTGACGATACCATTATTCCTGCTGATCTCTCGGCCCGTGATGTTGTCGATATTGACCAAGATTTGACCACAATCGAAAATCCCGTGACTGATGAAGAAATCCTTGAGTCGGTACGGCCAAGTACAGATGAGAATGACGAGGAGCATGATGAAAATGCcgatgtcatcgaggtgtttgaTGAGCCAGTGAGCAAGCCAACAAAATCAGAAATAAACACTGCAGTGGAGACTTTACAAAATGCTTGTCTATTCACTGATGATGGAAATGACATGCAACGCCTCCTGCTTCGCTTTGAAGATTTGTttcttaaaagtgaaatgaaaaACAAGAAGCAAACTAGTATTTTGAGCTTTTTCGATCAAAAATAA
- the LOC130645112 gene encoding tigger transposable element-derived protein 4-like produces the protein MHEQVNNKSFIQVGICFIFYFRHNVTFKTVVGESNSVQPDMIASWFETTLPTLLTNYKLEDIYNADEFGLFYQCLPNKTYHYKSEKFSGGKNIKVRITGLAAANAVGDKLPMFVIGKSKKPRCFKNVTSLPCRYRAQKKSWMDSSLFEEWVREINAMFLKEGRKIVLIIDNCPAHPDVGGLSSIKLIFLPPNTTSVSQPMDQGVIRCLKSLYRQNWST, from the coding sequence ATGCACGAACAGGTTAACAATAAATCTTTTATACAAGTcggtatttgttttattttctatttcaggCACAATGTAACGTTCAAGACGGTCGTTGGTGAAAGCAATTCTGTTCAACCTGATATGATAGCATCTTGGTTTGAAACCACTTTACCAACATTATTAACTAACTACAAACTAGAAGATATTTACAATGCCGACGAATTCGGTCTCTTCTACCAATGCTTGCCAAATAAAACGTATCACTACAAATCCGAAAAATTCTCTGGgggtaaaaatatcaaagtccGAATTACCGGGCTTGCAGCTGCCAATGCTGTCGGAGATAAACTACCAATGTTTGTGATTGGTAAATCGAAGAAACCAAGGTGCTTCAAAAATGTAACATCCCTACCCTGCAGGTACAGAGCGCAGAAGAAGAGTTGGATGGACAGCTCTCTTTTTGAAGAGTGGGTGCGAGAAATCAATGCAATGTTTCTAAAAGAAGGTCGAAAGATAGTCTTGATCATCGATAATTGTCCCGCTCACCCTGATGTCGGTGGACTGTCCAGcattaaattgattttcttaCCTCCAAATACAACTTCTGTGTCACAACCGATGGACCAAGGTGTCATAAGATGTCTTAAGTCCCTTTATCGCCAAAATTGGTCAACATGA
- the LOC130646022 gene encoding tigger transposable element-derived protein 2-like: MPPKRKLVVKTLAEKCQALKELEKGIPNKDIAKKYGVPKNTISTWLANKEKLFSALKKSSSKKRKIRDGKFSEVDLVVFKWFVSQRSKNIPIDGTILKEKAKSYAQELGVEDFKASDGWLGKWKKR, from the coding sequence ATGCCACCGAAAAGAAAGCTCGTTGTAAAAACTTTGGCAGAAAAATGCCAAGCATTAAAAGAATTGGAAAAAGGTATTCCAaataaagatatcgctaaaaagtacgGGGTGCCTAAAAACACGATATCAACTTGGCTAGCCAATaaggaaaaacttttttctgctCTCAAAAAATCTTCGAGCAAGAAAAGAAAGATCAGAGATGGTAAATTTTCAGAAGTAGATCTTGTCGtgttcaaatggtttgtttcacAACGAAGCAAAAACATACCAATCGATGGGACAATACTAAAGGAGAAAGCTAAAAGCTATGCACAGGAGCTTGGAGTAGAAGATTTCAAAGCTTCAGACGGTTGGCTTGgtaaatggaaaaaaaggtaa
- the LOC130645107 gene encoding 1-acyl-sn-glycerol-3-phosphate acyltransferase delta-like isoform X2 encodes MNGYSSQFSELRKLFKIKDKKKRINSCRNQVTMFSQLLLSWFVVVFFISGLLINLVQLCVLPLYWIHRKLYHVLISKLCYCLYSEITFLAEWWSEIDLHVYGAKHDVEMMAKENWLAVSNHLSDIDWLIAWVFSERTGILGGTTCFIKDSVKYVPTVGWAYWFAEWGFLKRDWNKDEQRMINTLNTLKNDKPAYYMMLYCEGTRRTAAKIQASREYAQRNNIEPLEHHLLPRTKGFAFSVQQLRDNVPAVYDVEMAFPDVESATITNLLKRSKIEVHLHIRRIPAASVPCSSTEEASNYCMQLYRNKDQLMEQYVKTGKFPDREVQIRRGYSNLVTFAIHNIIVAFIFVYLAKLYGVVTVATIVLLLAISAFSLLELLNRVTQTGKGSKFGLKTKKAE; translated from the exons ATGAATGGATATTCATCTCAATTTAGTGAACTTCGTAAACTCTTTAAAAtcaaagataaaaagaaaagaatcaaCTCCTG TAGAAACCAGGTGACGATGTTTTCACAATTGCTCCTCTCATGGTTTGTTGTGGTATTTTTTATTAGTGGCTTGTTGATTAACTTGGTTCAACTTTGTGTTCTACCGCTATACTGGATTCACCGAAAGTTATACCACGTGCTTATATCAAAGTTATGCTATTGTTTATACTCAG AAATCACATTCCTGGCTGAATGGTGGAGCGAAATAGACTTACATGTTTATGGAGCAAAACATGATGTCGAAATGATGGCTAAAGAAAATTGGCTGGCAGTTTCGAATCATTTGAGCGATATAGATTGGCTAATTGCATGGGTGTTTAGTGAAAGGACTGGTATATTAGGT GGAACGACTTGTTTTATAAAAGACTCTGTTAAATACGTTCCAACGGTTGGGTGGGCGTACTGGTTTGCTGAGTGGGGTTTTTTGAAAAGAGATTGGAACAAAGATGAACAACGAATGATCAACACTTTGAACACACTGAAGAATGATAAGCCAGCCTACTAT atGATGTTATATTGTGAGGGGACTCGAAGAACTGCTGCTAAAATACAAGCTAGTCGTGAATACGCACAACGCAACAACATCGAGCCGTTAGAACACCATCTACTGCCACGGACGAAAGGTTTTGCTTTCTCTGTCCAACAGCTTCGTGATAACG TGCCTGCGGTATATGATGTTGAGATGGCTTTTCCAGATGTCGAATCAGCAACCatcacaaatcttttaaaacgaTCAAAAATCGAAGTTCATTTACACATCAG ACGTATACCTGCTGCTTCTGTTCCATGTTCAAGCACAGAAGAAGCTTCGAATTATTGTATGCAATTGTATAGAAACAAG gaCCAATTAATGGAACAGTATGTTAAAACTGGTAAATTTCCAGACCGTGAAGTTCAAATTCGTCGTGGTTACTCCAATCTTGTCACCTTTGCTATCCATAACATCATTGTAGCTTTCATATTTGTTTATCTGGCGAAGTTATATGGTGTTGTTACTGTTGCTACTATTGTGTTATTGTTAGCAATTAGCG CTTTTAGTCTTTTGGAATTATTAAATCGAGTCACACAAACAGGAAAAGGTAGCAAATTTGgtttgaaaacaaagaaagcTGAATGA
- the LOC130645107 gene encoding 1-acyl-sn-glycerol-3-phosphate acyltransferase delta-like isoform X1: MNGYSSQFSELRKLFKIKDKKKRINSCRNQVTMFSQLLLSWFVVVFFISGLLINLVQLCVLPLYWIHRKLYHVLISKLCYCLYSEITFLAEWWSEIDLHVYGAKHDVEMMAKENWLAVSNHLSDIDWLIAWVFSERTGILGGTTCFIKDSVKYVPTVGWAYWFAEWGFLKRDWNKDEQRMINTLNTLKNDKPAYYMMLYCEGTRRTAAKIQASREYAQRNNIEPLEHHLLPRTKGFAFSVQQLRDNVPAVYDVEMAFPDVESATITNLLKRSKIEVHLHIRRIPAASVPCSSTEEASNYCMQLYRNKDQLMEQYVKTGKFPDREVQIRRGYSNLVTFAIHNIIVAFIFVYLAKLYGVVTVATIVLLLAISGKHLTFREKRTSRKKCLILNKLRCGILRVIICCLRKF, translated from the exons ATGAATGGATATTCATCTCAATTTAGTGAACTTCGTAAACTCTTTAAAAtcaaagataaaaagaaaagaatcaaCTCCTG TAGAAACCAGGTGACGATGTTTTCACAATTGCTCCTCTCATGGTTTGTTGTGGTATTTTTTATTAGTGGCTTGTTGATTAACTTGGTTCAACTTTGTGTTCTACCGCTATACTGGATTCACCGAAAGTTATACCACGTGCTTATATCAAAGTTATGCTATTGTTTATACTCAG AAATCACATTCCTGGCTGAATGGTGGAGCGAAATAGACTTACATGTTTATGGAGCAAAACATGATGTCGAAATGATGGCTAAAGAAAATTGGCTGGCAGTTTCGAATCATTTGAGCGATATAGATTGGCTAATTGCATGGGTGTTTAGTGAAAGGACTGGTATATTAGGT GGAACGACTTGTTTTATAAAAGACTCTGTTAAATACGTTCCAACGGTTGGGTGGGCGTACTGGTTTGCTGAGTGGGGTTTTTTGAAAAGAGATTGGAACAAAGATGAACAACGAATGATCAACACTTTGAACACACTGAAGAATGATAAGCCAGCCTACTAT atGATGTTATATTGTGAGGGGACTCGAAGAACTGCTGCTAAAATACAAGCTAGTCGTGAATACGCACAACGCAACAACATCGAGCCGTTAGAACACCATCTACTGCCACGGACGAAAGGTTTTGCTTTCTCTGTCCAACAGCTTCGTGATAACG TGCCTGCGGTATATGATGTTGAGATGGCTTTTCCAGATGTCGAATCAGCAACCatcacaaatcttttaaaacgaTCAAAAATCGAAGTTCATTTACACATCAG ACGTATACCTGCTGCTTCTGTTCCATGTTCAAGCACAGAAGAAGCTTCGAATTATTGTATGCAATTGTATAGAAACAAG gaCCAATTAATGGAACAGTATGTTAAAACTGGTAAATTTCCAGACCGTGAAGTTCAAATTCGTCGTGGTTACTCCAATCTTGTCACCTTTGCTATCCATAACATCATTGTAGCTTTCATATTTGTTTATCTGGCGAAGTTATATGGTGTTGTTACTGTTGCTACTATTGTGTTATTGTTAGCAATTAGCG GTAAACATTTAACATTCCGGGAGAAAAGAACATCCAGAAAAAagtgtttaatacttaataaaCTTAGATGTGGGATACTCAGGGTAATAATTTGTTGCCTGCGTAAATTTTAA
- the LOC130645107 gene encoding 1-acyl-sn-glycerol-3-phosphate acyltransferase delta-like isoform X3, which translates to MLQFRVEIRNQVTMFSQLLLSWFVVVFFISGLLINLVQLCVLPLYWIHRKLYHVLISKLCYCLYSEITFLAEWWSEIDLHVYGAKHDVEMMAKENWLAVSNHLSDIDWLIAWVFSERTGILGGTTCFIKDSVKYVPTVGWAYWFAEWGFLKRDWNKDEQRMINTLNTLKNDKPAYYMMLYCEGTRRTAAKIQASREYAQRNNIEPLEHHLLPRTKGFAFSVQQLRDNVPAVYDVEMAFPDVESATITNLLKRSKIEVHLHIRRIPAASVPCSSTEEASNYCMQLYRNKDQLMEQYVKTGKFPDREVQIRRGYSNLVTFAIHNIIVAFIFVYLAKLYGVVTVATIVLLLAISGKHLTFREKRTSRKKCLILNKLRCGILRVIICCLRKF; encoded by the exons ATGTTGCAGTTTAGAGTTGAAAT TAGAAACCAGGTGACGATGTTTTCACAATTGCTCCTCTCATGGTTTGTTGTGGTATTTTTTATTAGTGGCTTGTTGATTAACTTGGTTCAACTTTGTGTTCTACCGCTATACTGGATTCACCGAAAGTTATACCACGTGCTTATATCAAAGTTATGCTATTGTTTATACTCAG AAATCACATTCCTGGCTGAATGGTGGAGCGAAATAGACTTACATGTTTATGGAGCAAAACATGATGTCGAAATGATGGCTAAAGAAAATTGGCTGGCAGTTTCGAATCATTTGAGCGATATAGATTGGCTAATTGCATGGGTGTTTAGTGAAAGGACTGGTATATTAGGT GGAACGACTTGTTTTATAAAAGACTCTGTTAAATACGTTCCAACGGTTGGGTGGGCGTACTGGTTTGCTGAGTGGGGTTTTTTGAAAAGAGATTGGAACAAAGATGAACAACGAATGATCAACACTTTGAACACACTGAAGAATGATAAGCCAGCCTACTAT atGATGTTATATTGTGAGGGGACTCGAAGAACTGCTGCTAAAATACAAGCTAGTCGTGAATACGCACAACGCAACAACATCGAGCCGTTAGAACACCATCTACTGCCACGGACGAAAGGTTTTGCTTTCTCTGTCCAACAGCTTCGTGATAACG TGCCTGCGGTATATGATGTTGAGATGGCTTTTCCAGATGTCGAATCAGCAACCatcacaaatcttttaaaacgaTCAAAAATCGAAGTTCATTTACACATCAG ACGTATACCTGCTGCTTCTGTTCCATGTTCAAGCACAGAAGAAGCTTCGAATTATTGTATGCAATTGTATAGAAACAAG gaCCAATTAATGGAACAGTATGTTAAAACTGGTAAATTTCCAGACCGTGAAGTTCAAATTCGTCGTGGTTACTCCAATCTTGTCACCTTTGCTATCCATAACATCATTGTAGCTTTCATATTTGTTTATCTGGCGAAGTTATATGGTGTTGTTACTGTTGCTACTATTGTGTTATTGTTAGCAATTAGCG GTAAACATTTAACATTCCGGGAGAAAAGAACATCCAGAAAAAagtgtttaatacttaataaaCTTAGATGTGGGATACTCAGGGTAATAATTTGTTGCCTGCGTAAATTTTAA
- the LOC130645107 gene encoding 1-acyl-sn-glycerol-3-phosphate acyltransferase delta-like isoform X4 — protein MLQFRVEINQVTMFSQLLLSWFVVVFFISGLLINLVQLCVLPLYWIHRKLYHVLISKLCYCLYSEITFLAEWWSEIDLHVYGAKHDVEMMAKENWLAVSNHLSDIDWLIAWVFSERTGILGGTTCFIKDSVKYVPTVGWAYWFAEWGFLKRDWNKDEQRMINTLNTLKNDKPAYYMMLYCEGTRRTAAKIQASREYAQRNNIEPLEHHLLPRTKGFAFSVQQLRDNVPAVYDVEMAFPDVESATITNLLKRSKIEVHLHIRRIPAASVPCSSTEEASNYCMQLYRNKDQLMEQYVKTGKFPDREVQIRRGYSNLVTFAIHNIIVAFIFVYLAKLYGVVTVATIVLLLAISGKHLTFREKRTSRKKCLILNKLRCGILRVIICCLRKF, from the exons ATGTTGCAGTTTAGAGTTGAAAT AAACCAGGTGACGATGTTTTCACAATTGCTCCTCTCATGGTTTGTTGTGGTATTTTTTATTAGTGGCTTGTTGATTAACTTGGTTCAACTTTGTGTTCTACCGCTATACTGGATTCACCGAAAGTTATACCACGTGCTTATATCAAAGTTATGCTATTGTTTATACTCAG AAATCACATTCCTGGCTGAATGGTGGAGCGAAATAGACTTACATGTTTATGGAGCAAAACATGATGTCGAAATGATGGCTAAAGAAAATTGGCTGGCAGTTTCGAATCATTTGAGCGATATAGATTGGCTAATTGCATGGGTGTTTAGTGAAAGGACTGGTATATTAGGT GGAACGACTTGTTTTATAAAAGACTCTGTTAAATACGTTCCAACGGTTGGGTGGGCGTACTGGTTTGCTGAGTGGGGTTTTTTGAAAAGAGATTGGAACAAAGATGAACAACGAATGATCAACACTTTGAACACACTGAAGAATGATAAGCCAGCCTACTAT atGATGTTATATTGTGAGGGGACTCGAAGAACTGCTGCTAAAATACAAGCTAGTCGTGAATACGCACAACGCAACAACATCGAGCCGTTAGAACACCATCTACTGCCACGGACGAAAGGTTTTGCTTTCTCTGTCCAACAGCTTCGTGATAACG TGCCTGCGGTATATGATGTTGAGATGGCTTTTCCAGATGTCGAATCAGCAACCatcacaaatcttttaaaacgaTCAAAAATCGAAGTTCATTTACACATCAG ACGTATACCTGCTGCTTCTGTTCCATGTTCAAGCACAGAAGAAGCTTCGAATTATTGTATGCAATTGTATAGAAACAAG gaCCAATTAATGGAACAGTATGTTAAAACTGGTAAATTTCCAGACCGTGAAGTTCAAATTCGTCGTGGTTACTCCAATCTTGTCACCTTTGCTATCCATAACATCATTGTAGCTTTCATATTTGTTTATCTGGCGAAGTTATATGGTGTTGTTACTGTTGCTACTATTGTGTTATTGTTAGCAATTAGCG GTAAACATTTAACATTCCGGGAGAAAAGAACATCCAGAAAAAagtgtttaatacttaataaaCTTAGATGTGGGATACTCAGGGTAATAATTTGTTGCCTGCGTAAATTTTAA
- the LOC130645109 gene encoding 1-acyl-sn-glycerol-3-phosphate acyltransferase gamma-like isoform X1, with translation MFLSHLLFVWLTVVFFISGLLINLVQFCVLPLYWVHRKLYRILISKLCYCLYSDFTFLAEWWGTTNLTVYAEDDVLKQMQHEKIIAILNHYSDVDWLIGWVFAERIGVLGSVKVAMKHGIQYVPTLGWAWWFAEFTFLKRNWQTDKDHLMKTMKGLKNHKIPYAMTLFCEGTRRTEDKLKASQEYAIQNNMKPLKHHLVPRAKGFSMMIHELYHEVPAVYDLEFAFPNPEKCTIVNLINRGKVDVHLHIRRIPISDIPTSSIEETSAYCQLLYQQKDELYEHFVKHGEFPGKKVALERGIWNFVTLSCHNVIVFVVLLTLLKHCVYLFGPVFTTSFLVLLGISVFALVKMLLRVTQTHKGSSFGLKHEKKEK, from the exons atgtttttatctCATTTGCTTTTTGTGTGGCTCACTGTTGTATTTTTCATTAGTGGCTTGTTGATCAACTTGGTTCAATTTTGTGTTTTACCATTATATTGGGTCCATCGAAAGTTATATCGTATACTTATATCAAAATTATGTTATTGTTTATATTCAG atTTCACGTTTCTTGCAGAGTGGTGGGGCACTACCAACTTAACAGTGTATGCCGAAGATGATGTTTTAAAGCAAATGCAACATGAAAAGATAATAGCTATTTTGAATCATTACAGTGATGTTGATTGGCTGATTGGTTGGGTATTTGCTGAACGAATTGGTGTATTAGGT aGTGTAAAGGTTGCTATGAAACATGGAATACAATATGTTCCTACACTTGGATGGGCATGGTGGTTTGCTGAATTCACCTTTCTAAAACGAAATTGGCAAACAGACAAAGATCATTTAATGAAAACTATGAAAGgattaaaaaatcacaaaatcccATATGCA ATGACTTTGTTTTGCGAGGGAACTCGAAGGACTGAAGATAAACTTAAAGCTAGTCAAGAGTATGCGATTCAAAATAATATGAAACCATTAAAGCACCATTTAGTACCCAGAGCAAAAGGTTTTTCTATGATGATACATGAGCTGTATCACGAAG TGCCAGCAGTCTACGATCTAGAGTTTGCTTTTCCAAACCCTGAAAAATGTACTATCGTTAATTTAATTAATCGAGGAAAAGTTGATGTTCATCTGCATATAAG aCGTATACCAATAAGTGATATTCCAACATCCAGCATAGAAGAGACTTCGGCGTATTGTCAACTCTTGTACCAACAAAAG GATGAACTGTATGAGCACTTTGTGAAGCATGGTGAATTTCCAGGCAAAAAAGTTGCACTTGAACGTGGCATATGGAACTTTGTGACACTTTCTTGTCACAATGTTATTGTCTTCGTGGTATTGTTGACCTTGTTGAAGCACTGTGTGTATTTGTTTGGCCCTGTCTTCACTACGTCGTTTTTGGTGTTACTTGGAATATCTG TCTTTGCACTTGTGAAGATGTTGTTACGTGTCACGCAAACACACAAAGGAAGCTCTTTTGGGCTGAAAcacgaaaagaaagaaaaataa
- the LOC130645109 gene encoding 1-acyl-sn-glycerol-3-phosphate acyltransferase gamma-like isoform X2, translated as MQHEKIIAILNHYSDVDWLIGWVFAERIGVLGSVKVAMKHGIQYVPTLGWAWWFAEFTFLKRNWQTDKDHLMKTMKGLKNHKIPYAMTLFCEGTRRTEDKLKASQEYAIQNNMKPLKHHLVPRAKGFSMMIHELYHEVPAVYDLEFAFPNPEKCTIVNLINRGKVDVHLHIRRIPISDIPTSSIEETSAYCQLLYQQKDELYEHFVKHGEFPGKKVALERGIWNFVTLSCHNVIVFVVLLTLLKHCVYLFGPVFTTSFLVLLGISVFALVKMLLRVTQTHKGSSFGLKHEKKEK; from the exons ATGCAACATGAAAAGATAATAGCTATTTTGAATCATTACAGTGATGTTGATTGGCTGATTGGTTGGGTATTTGCTGAACGAATTGGTGTATTAGGT aGTGTAAAGGTTGCTATGAAACATGGAATACAATATGTTCCTACACTTGGATGGGCATGGTGGTTTGCTGAATTCACCTTTCTAAAACGAAATTGGCAAACAGACAAAGATCATTTAATGAAAACTATGAAAGgattaaaaaatcacaaaatcccATATGCA ATGACTTTGTTTTGCGAGGGAACTCGAAGGACTGAAGATAAACTTAAAGCTAGTCAAGAGTATGCGATTCAAAATAATATGAAACCATTAAAGCACCATTTAGTACCCAGAGCAAAAGGTTTTTCTATGATGATACATGAGCTGTATCACGAAG TGCCAGCAGTCTACGATCTAGAGTTTGCTTTTCCAAACCCTGAAAAATGTACTATCGTTAATTTAATTAATCGAGGAAAAGTTGATGTTCATCTGCATATAAG aCGTATACCAATAAGTGATATTCCAACATCCAGCATAGAAGAGACTTCGGCGTATTGTCAACTCTTGTACCAACAAAAG GATGAACTGTATGAGCACTTTGTGAAGCATGGTGAATTTCCAGGCAAAAAAGTTGCACTTGAACGTGGCATATGGAACTTTGTGACACTTTCTTGTCACAATGTTATTGTCTTCGTGGTATTGTTGACCTTGTTGAAGCACTGTGTGTATTTGTTTGGCCCTGTCTTCACTACGTCGTTTTTGGTGTTACTTGGAATATCTG TCTTTGCACTTGTGAAGATGTTGTTACGTGTCACGCAAACACACAAAGGAAGCTCTTTTGGGCTGAAAcacgaaaagaaagaaaaataa